From Alienimonas californiensis, a single genomic window includes:
- a CDS encoding winged helix-turn-helix transcriptional regulator — protein MRKAYTPETAAAGVEEAFQLLGGRWKLVILFQLFGGKVRRYSDLERLVPGISQKMLAQQLRRLEADGLVSRTVYPQVPPKVEYRLTEWGQSLCPALDALLTWAERKGGPLDPAPPGAVEEAGGGQDEEVAPGR, from the coding sequence ATGCGTAAGGCCTATACGCCCGAGACGGCCGCGGCGGGGGTGGAGGAGGCCTTTCAGTTGCTCGGGGGGCGTTGGAAACTGGTGATTCTGTTCCAGTTGTTCGGCGGCAAGGTGCGACGTTACTCGGATCTCGAGCGACTCGTCCCGGGGATCTCGCAGAAGATGCTGGCCCAGCAATTACGCCGACTGGAAGCGGATGGGCTCGTGTCGAGAACGGTCTACCCGCAGGTCCCCCCGAAGGTGGAGTATCGGCTGACCGAGTGGGGACAGTCCCTCTGCCCCGCATTGGACGCCCTGTTGACGTGGGCGGAGCGAAAGGGAGGGCCGCTCGATCCCGCCCCGCCCGGCGCCGTCGAAGAGGCCGGCGGCGGCCAGGACGAAGAAGTCGCCCCCGGCCGGTGA
- a CDS encoding SDR family oxidoreductase, translating into MSFDLELAGRRALVTAGTKGIGAATVALFRELGARTLTTARARPDHVPAEWFVAADLTTAAGCDAVVKAVEERLGGVDVLVHVLGGSSAPAGGFAALNDDAWLDEFRLNLFPAVRLDRALLPGMLERGSGVVVHVTSIQNRLPLPESTTAYAAAKAALSTYSKSLSKEAAPRGVRVVRVSPGWVETEASVALTERLAEQAGVDLEGGRRIIMDSLGGIPLGRPAQPAEVANLIAFLASPRAASITGTEYVIDGGTVPVA; encoded by the coding sequence ATGTCGTTCGATCTGGAACTCGCGGGACGGCGGGCGCTGGTCACCGCCGGGACCAAGGGCATCGGTGCCGCCACGGTCGCCCTCTTCCGTGAACTCGGCGCCCGGACGCTCACCACCGCACGGGCGCGGCCGGATCACGTTCCGGCGGAGTGGTTCGTCGCGGCGGATCTCACCACCGCCGCCGGCTGCGACGCGGTGGTCAAAGCGGTTGAGGAGCGACTCGGCGGGGTGGACGTCCTCGTGCACGTCCTGGGCGGCTCGTCGGCGCCGGCGGGCGGCTTCGCGGCCCTCAACGACGACGCCTGGCTCGACGAGTTTCGCCTGAACCTGTTCCCCGCCGTGCGGCTGGACCGGGCGCTGCTGCCCGGGATGTTGGAACGGGGTTCGGGCGTGGTCGTGCACGTCACGTCGATCCAGAATCGCCTCCCCCTGCCGGAATCCACGACGGCCTACGCCGCGGCGAAGGCGGCGCTGTCCACCTACAGCAAGAGCCTGTCGAAGGAAGCGGCGCCGCGGGGCGTCCGCGTCGTTCGCGTCTCGCCCGGCTGGGTCGAAACGGAAGCCTCCGTCGCACTGACCGAACGGCTCGCGGAGCAGGCCGGCGTCGACCTCGAAGGCGGACGGCGCATCATCATGGACTCGCTCGGCGGGATTCCGCTCGGGCGTCCCGCCCAGCCCGCGGAGGTGGCGAACCTCATCGCGTTCCTAGCCTCGCCCCGAGCGGCTTCGATCACCGGAACGGAGTACGTGATCGACGGCGGGACCGTCCCCGTCGCGTGA
- the rplM gene encoding 50S ribosomal protein L13 — MPILQKCTQLPKEAADPQWVTVDADGQIVGRLATGIAMVLMGKHKPSYTPHVDNGDYVVVTNVERVAFGGKKMEHESIANFSKKWLQKEYDRYSGYPGGRTVESAERLHARKPEMILHEAVRRMLPKNKLGRQMIKKLKLVVGPDHGHQAQQPGEFPGYLMPSRTR, encoded by the coding sequence ATGCCCATCCTCCAGAAATGCACCCAGCTTCCCAAGGAAGCCGCGGACCCGCAGTGGGTCACCGTGGACGCCGACGGGCAGATCGTCGGTCGTCTGGCGACCGGGATCGCCATGGTGCTCATGGGCAAGCACAAGCCGAGCTACACCCCGCACGTGGATAACGGCGACTACGTCGTCGTCACCAACGTGGAGCGGGTCGCCTTCGGCGGGAAGAAGATGGAGCACGAATCCATCGCGAACTTCTCCAAGAAGTGGCTCCAGAAGGAGTACGACCGCTACAGCGGTTATCCCGGCGGCCGCACCGTCGAGTCCGCCGAGCGGCTGCACGCCCGCAAGCCGGAGATGATCCTGCACGAGGCCGTTCGTCGGATGCTGCCCAAGAACAAGCTGGGCCGGCAGATGATCAAGAAGCTCAAGCTGGTCGTCGGCCCGGATCACGGCCATCAGGCCCAGCAGCCCGGGGAGTTCCCCGGCTACCTGATGCCCTCCCGCACCCGCTGA
- a CDS encoding nuclear transport factor 2 family protein, translating to MHVPLPDPVAAFFKASNGSVPFEPERCFGEDAVVQDERQTHRGHVAIGVWLREAQRATPYTVEPLEVVQQDAGLAVRTRVAGAFPGSPLELDHVFRLTGDRIASLEIG from the coding sequence ATGCACGTCCCCCTGCCCGACCCGGTCGCCGCCTTTTTTAAGGCGAGCAACGGCTCCGTCCCGTTCGAGCCGGAACGCTGCTTCGGCGAGGACGCCGTCGTCCAGGACGAGCGCCAGACGCACCGGGGCCATGTGGCCATCGGCGTCTGGCTGCGGGAGGCGCAACGCGCAACCCCCTACACCGTGGAGCCGCTGGAGGTCGTTCAACAGGACGCCGGTCTCGCCGTCCGCACCCGGGTCGCGGGCGCCTTCCCCGGGAGTCCGCTCGAACTCGATCACGTCTTCCGCCTGACCGGCGACCGCATTGCCTCCCTGGAGATCGGGTGA
- a CDS encoding flagellar basal body L-ring protein FlgH, protein MTRARVSAVRSSRSAALLLGVGPLLCASALCPTAFGQGAGGQGESFRMPSTIDPRSPSIVPTAFPQTPQIIPAPAPLAIDPRLTVPPSDSPAALPQGPLAGPAPGPAVAPARPVLVGVRPGGRRAPQSMRELSLTHISLPEARTLAVHDIITVLVDEKSEVAVQSRFDRRRNSALEASINEFVRLDPTGRLILSATGEPSVDLESGVRIQATGSGIDTEAVRYRIAAEVVDVLPNGNVVLEARKEIRNNRDVWEYTLTGTIAAQKVNRDLTAQSEDVANLKIEKRAKGKIYSSTARPWGIRVFDLLWPF, encoded by the coding sequence ATGACCCGCGCCCGCGTCTCCGCCGTCCGTTCGTCCCGCTCCGCGGCGCTGCTGCTCGGGGTCGGCCCGCTGCTGTGCGCCTCGGCCCTGTGCCCGACGGCCTTCGGGCAGGGCGCCGGGGGGCAGGGGGAGAGCTTCCGCATGCCGTCGACGATCGACCCGCGATCGCCGAGCATCGTGCCGACCGCCTTCCCGCAGACGCCGCAGATCATTCCGGCGCCGGCGCCGCTGGCGATCGACCCGCGGCTGACCGTCCCCCCGTCCGACTCGCCCGCCGCCCTGCCGCAGGGTCCCTTGGCGGGGCCGGCGCCGGGGCCGGCGGTCGCCCCGGCGCGGCCGGTGCTCGTCGGGGTGCGGCCCGGCGGGCGGCGGGCGCCGCAGTCGATGCGGGAACTCTCGCTGACTCATATCTCCCTGCCGGAGGCCCGCACGCTGGCGGTGCACGACATCATCACCGTGCTGGTGGACGAAAAAAGCGAGGTCGCGGTGCAGAGCCGCTTCGACCGCCGCCGCAATTCCGCGCTGGAGGCCAGCATCAATGAATTCGTCCGGCTGGATCCGACGGGCCGGTTGATCCTCAGCGCCACCGGCGAACCCAGCGTCGACCTTGAATCCGGGGTGCGGATCCAGGCGACCGGCAGCGGCATCGACACCGAGGCCGTCCGCTATCGCATCGCCGCGGAGGTGGTGGACGTGCTGCCCAACGGCAACGTCGTGCTGGAGGCCCGCAAGGAGATCCGCAACAACCGGGACGTGTGGGAATACACCCTCACCGGCACGATCGCGGCCCAGAAAGTGAACCGCGACCTGACCGCCCAAAGCGAAGACGTCGCCAACCTCAAAATCGAAAAGCGGGCCAAAGGCAAGATTTATAGCAGCACCGCCCGCCCCTGGGGCATCCGGGTCTTCGACCTGCTCTGGCCGTTCTGA
- a CDS encoding rod-binding protein → MQATLFQPTSQPSAFTLQPPQAEPPEDLSTREAFDGFVAGTLFREMLKSMRTSMGETPYFGNGQANKIFRERLDGELADQLAATSGKSLTQDLYEAFGNQTGLK, encoded by the coding sequence ATGCAGGCGACGCTCTTTCAACCGACCTCGCAACCTTCCGCCTTCACCCTGCAACCCCCGCAGGCGGAGCCGCCGGAGGACCTGTCCACCCGCGAGGCCTTCGACGGGTTCGTCGCCGGGACGCTGTTCCGGGAGATGCTCAAGTCGATGCGGACCTCCATGGGCGAGACGCCGTACTTCGGCAACGGGCAGGCGAACAAGATCTTCCGCGAGCGCCTCGACGGCGAACTGGCCGACCAGCTGGCCGCGACCAGCGGAAAGTCCCTCACCCAAGACCTGTACGAAGCCTTCGGCAACCAGACCGGGCTGAAGTAG
- the rpsI gene encoding 30S ribosomal protein S9 — protein sequence MPNDADTPDPDAPSQTPSASPAPMDGVPKGPSSETTAADVPGTDENNPVDETKVASDGTSGPRGASDAATGNSGGTESGQTAPLVDSANVDAGATAGAADIQVDVPQGDLAAADQAAEPVGDEPTTGAEVGAASPDEMGPDATGESYAEDMGLTIGGGRAPEDIAPPPESMIRGSIDRFGTAMGTGRRKTSVARVRISDGTGQFSVNGRDLDDYFSFVRDVESIRAPLERTEMAGNVDVWVRVEGGGSTGQAGAIVLGIARALQAKDPNLHGTLHHGGYLTRDERAVERKKYGRKKARKSFQFSKR from the coding sequence ATGCCGAACGACGCCGACACGCCCGATCCGGACGCCCCCTCGCAGACCCCCTCGGCGTCCCCGGCGCCGATGGACGGCGTGCCGAAGGGCCCGAGCAGCGAGACGACCGCCGCGGACGTGCCCGGGACCGACGAGAACAACCCGGTCGACGAGACGAAGGTTGCGTCCGACGGGACCTCCGGCCCGCGCGGCGCTTCTGATGCCGCGACCGGCAACTCCGGCGGCACCGAGAGCGGTCAGACCGCTCCGCTAGTCGATTCCGCCAACGTCGACGCCGGCGCCACCGCGGGCGCCGCCGACATTCAGGTGGACGTTCCGCAGGGCGATCTCGCCGCCGCCGATCAGGCCGCTGAGCCGGTGGGCGACGAGCCGACCACCGGCGCCGAGGTCGGCGCCGCCTCCCCGGACGAGATGGGCCCCGATGCGACCGGCGAGAGCTACGCCGAGGATATGGGTCTGACCATCGGCGGCGGCCGCGCCCCCGAGGACATCGCCCCGCCGCCGGAGAGCATGATCCGCGGCTCGATCGACCGCTTCGGCACCGCGATGGGCACCGGCCGTCGCAAGACCAGCGTGGCCCGCGTCCGCATCTCCGACGGCACCGGCCAGTTCAGCGTGAACGGCCGCGACCTGGACGACTACTTCAGCTTCGTCCGCGACGTGGAGTCGATTCGCGCCCCGCTCGAGCGGACGGAGATGGCCGGCAACGTCGACGTGTGGGTTCGCGTCGAAGGCGGCGGCAGCACCGGCCAGGCCGGCGCCATCGTGCTCGGCATCGCCCGGGCGTTGCAGGCCAAGGACCCGAACCTGCACGGCACGCTGCACCACGGCGGCTACCTCACCCGCGACGAGCGGGCCGTCGAACGGAAGAAGTACGGCCGCAAGAAGGCCCGGAAGAGCTTCCAGTTCTCCAAGCGGTGA
- the mgtE gene encoding magnesium transporter, translating into MPTAVINYLLGPDLRLMLEEGDADGLKAFCEELHPAALAELLAELEDETVWRVLSHCALPRQVEIFEFLSLHRQVELVEAIGKERLSKLVGEMSSDDRADLLSRLDPVRVESLLPLMAQADRADVRRLLAYPEESAGSIMTTEYASLTEQATVAEALTALRKQAPDAETLYYIYVLGPDRRLDGFVSLRDLVLARPERTVGELMRRDVISARVDDDQEKVAAQVMRYDLLALPVVDEANRLVGIVTHDDAMDVVRQEAEEDVLRMGGVEPLADSYAETGVLELAWKRGKWLMFLSLVALATAQVLQRFEEVSEAHVWLVLFLPLVLAAGGNAGSQSAALIIRAIALGEQGTGPWRLAARELLVGGTLGFLLALIGYLSGYLWFELGSNESLMVAGTVFVVVVIGTVCGSLLPLASKKMGADPALMSTPLITAVMDVTGVILYYGVGIWLLTTLAGTAAR; encoded by the coding sequence ATGCCCACCGCCGTCATCAACTACCTGCTCGGGCCGGATCTGCGCCTGATGCTGGAAGAGGGTGACGCGGACGGGCTCAAGGCGTTCTGCGAGGAGCTGCACCCCGCCGCGTTGGCCGAGTTGCTGGCCGAACTGGAGGACGAAACCGTCTGGCGGGTGCTCTCGCACTGTGCGCTCCCGCGGCAGGTGGAGATCTTCGAGTTCCTCTCCCTGCACCGGCAGGTGGAGCTGGTCGAGGCGATCGGCAAGGAGCGGCTCAGCAAGCTCGTCGGGGAGATGAGCTCCGACGACCGGGCGGACCTGCTCTCCCGGCTCGATCCGGTGCGGGTGGAGAGTCTGCTCCCGCTGATGGCCCAGGCGGACCGGGCGGACGTCCGCCGGCTGCTGGCCTACCCGGAGGAGTCCGCCGGGTCGATCATGACCACGGAGTACGCCAGCCTCACGGAGCAGGCGACCGTCGCCGAGGCCCTCACCGCCCTCCGCAAGCAGGCCCCGGACGCCGAGACGCTGTACTACATCTACGTCCTCGGCCCGGACCGGCGGCTGGACGGGTTCGTCTCGCTGCGGGACCTCGTGCTGGCCCGGCCGGAGCGCACGGTCGGCGAGTTGATGCGGCGGGACGTGATCAGCGCCCGCGTGGACGACGACCAGGAGAAGGTCGCCGCCCAGGTGATGCGGTACGACCTGCTCGCCCTGCCGGTGGTCGACGAGGCGAACCGACTGGTCGGCATCGTCACCCACGACGACGCGATGGACGTCGTCCGGCAGGAGGCGGAGGAGGACGTGCTGCGGATGGGCGGCGTCGAGCCGTTGGCCGACAGCTACGCCGAAACCGGCGTGCTGGAACTGGCGTGGAAGCGCGGCAAGTGGCTGATGTTCCTCTCGCTGGTCGCCCTGGCGACCGCGCAGGTGTTGCAGCGGTTCGAGGAAGTCAGCGAGGCGCACGTCTGGCTGGTGCTGTTCCTCCCGCTGGTGTTGGCCGCCGGCGGCAACGCCGGCAGCCAGTCGGCGGCGCTGATCATCCGGGCGATCGCCTTGGGGGAGCAGGGGACCGGCCCGTGGAGGCTGGCCGCCCGTGAACTGCTGGTCGGCGGCACGTTGGGCTTCCTGCTGGCGCTGATCGGCTATCTCAGCGGGTATCTGTGGTTCGAGTTGGGCTCCAACGAGAGCCTGATGGTCGCCGGCACGGTGTTCGTAGTGGTCGTGATCGGCACCGTCTGCGGCTCCCTGTTGCCGCTGGCGAGCAAAAAGATGGGCGCCGACCCGGCCCTGATGAGCACCCCCCTCATCACCGCGGTGATGGACGTGACCGGGGTGATCCTCTACTACGGCGTGGGCATCTGGCTGCTCACGACGCTGGCCGGCACGGCGGCGCGCTGA
- a CDS encoding flagellar hook-associated protein FlgK, whose amino-acid sequence MGLSAVLAKSASALDVYTTGLAVSGNNLANAATPGYAREELSLSAGLTQAGVRQSVNLHLETRLHAAATGAAGSGVTAELFAGLERVLGELTDGDLSTALSDFSAAVGAVVAEPDSAPLRQSLLDEGAALAGDFRSLSSRAADISDGLATRAGELVGEANDLIEEVHSLNRQIVLLERGGFANSDAGQIRDKRYAAMQRLSEIVPLEFRETKFGAVELRSGDDWLVLGDSVQTLELVEPVIDAQNPPLRMPSPRVRTSRTHSTLEGGGELGAVLEGADRIVGGFLDDLDGLAAGLIEAVNRVHSAGRGTEGFSNVTASRTVDDPAASLAASVSYFELPFPPAHGGFTLTVVNQATGAETDTRIAIDLDGLNGNDTSLNDLVAALNAVDGVSAGLDSRGRLTMTAASGRQFHLGEDDSGVLASLGLNHFFDGRDAGSIGLAASLKANPALLAVGRGGGPGDNSNVLALADALAGPVRSSANAELNGKTIDGRFAEIVGAVNRGSAAERALAEAATSHRDALASQREQFSGVSLDEEAVRIMELQRQYQASARVISVTDSLLETLINM is encoded by the coding sequence ATGGGTCTGTCAGCCGTGCTCGCGAAGAGCGCCAGCGCGCTGGACGTCTATACGACGGGGCTGGCGGTCTCCGGGAACAACCTGGCGAACGCCGCGACGCCGGGGTACGCCCGGGAAGAGCTGTCGCTGTCGGCCGGTCTGACGCAGGCCGGGGTGCGGCAGTCGGTCAACCTGCACCTGGAAACCCGGCTGCACGCCGCGGCGACCGGGGCGGCGGGCAGCGGGGTGACGGCGGAGCTGTTCGCCGGCCTGGAGCGCGTGCTGGGCGAACTGACCGACGGCGACCTGTCGACGGCCCTGTCCGACTTCTCGGCCGCCGTCGGGGCGGTCGTCGCGGAGCCGGATTCCGCCCCCCTGCGGCAATCGTTGCTGGACGAGGGCGCCGCGTTGGCGGGGGACTTCCGCAGTCTCTCCTCACGCGCCGCCGACATCAGCGACGGTCTGGCCACCCGGGCCGGCGAACTGGTGGGGGAGGCGAACGACCTGATCGAGGAGGTGCACAGCCTCAACCGACAGATCGTCCTGCTGGAACGCGGCGGGTTTGCCAACAGCGACGCCGGACAGATCCGCGACAAGCGTTATGCGGCGATGCAGCGGCTCTCGGAGATCGTCCCGCTGGAGTTCCGCGAAACGAAATTCGGCGCCGTCGAACTGCGCAGCGGCGACGACTGGCTCGTGCTGGGCGATTCGGTCCAGACCCTGGAGCTGGTCGAGCCGGTCATCGACGCGCAGAACCCGCCGCTCCGGATGCCCTCGCCGCGGGTGCGTACCAGCCGCACGCACTCCACCCTGGAGGGCGGCGGGGAGCTGGGAGCGGTTTTGGAGGGGGCGGACCGGATCGTGGGCGGGTTCCTCGACGACCTGGACGGCCTCGCCGCCGGCCTGATCGAAGCGGTCAACCGCGTGCACAGCGCCGGGCGGGGGACCGAGGGGTTTTCGAACGTCACCGCCTCCCGCACCGTGGACGACCCGGCGGCGTCGCTGGCGGCGTCGGTGAGCTACTTCGAACTGCCGTTCCCCCCGGCCCACGGCGGCTTCACCCTGACCGTCGTGAATCAAGCGACAGGGGCGGAGACCGACACCCGCATCGCAATCGACCTCGACGGGCTGAACGGAAACGACACCTCCCTGAACGACCTCGTCGCGGCGCTGAACGCGGTGGACGGCGTCTCCGCCGGGTTGGACTCGCGGGGCCGACTGACGATGACGGCGGCCTCCGGCCGACAGTTTCATCTCGGCGAGGACGACTCCGGCGTGCTGGCGTCGCTGGGCCTGAACCACTTCTTCGACGGCCGCGACGCCGGCTCGATCGGTCTGGCGGCGTCGCTGAAGGCGAACCCGGCGTTGCTGGCCGTCGGGCGGGGCGGGGGGCCGGGGGACAACTCGAACGTCCTGGCGCTGGCGGACGCGCTCGCCGGCCCGGTGCGGAGTTCGGCGAACGCGGAACTGAACGGCAAGACGATCGACGGCCGGTTCGCGGAGATCGTCGGGGCCGTGAACCGCGGGTCCGCCGCCGAGCGGGCCCTCGCCGAGGCGGCCACCTCTCACCGGGACGCCCTCGCCAGTCAGCGGGAGCAATTCAGCGGCGTGAGCCTGGACGAGGAGGCGGTCCGCATCATGGAACTTCAGCGCCAGTATCAGGCCAGCGCCCGGGTGATCAGCGTGACCGATTCGCTGCTCGAAACCCTCATCAACATGTGA
- a CDS encoding flagellar basal body P-ring protein FlgI, with amino-acid sequence MTRVLPIAVLLLVVAAPAGAGVRLEHVCTLEGQKEVRLTGLGLVVGLDGTGDGGKNLPAMRALAAAMRLHDAPVLDPIELKDAANVAVVLIEATVPATGARRGQRLNCFVSSPMGASSLAGGRLLAAPLRLAEVGADVAVGVAAGPIVIQDPFAPLVGALPNGLILEEDFDVSFVGADAAGPFVTLQLDASHAGFGAATEVARAVNREFAFETGAEIALAAGPAAVTVRIPPAYRPDPVRFAALLLAVSLERPDSRPRVVVNARTGTIIVTGEVELSPVAISHKTLTVDVGPPGGRGAANNGFRPLGEPEPQPRPQLESLLQALNQLRVPTADVIHILRELHASGKLHAEFVEGG; translated from the coding sequence TTGACCCGCGTCCTCCCGATCGCCGTCCTGCTGCTGGTCGTCGCCGCCCCGGCGGGCGCCGGCGTGCGGCTGGAGCACGTCTGCACGTTGGAGGGCCAGAAGGAAGTGCGGCTGACGGGGTTGGGGCTGGTGGTCGGTTTGGACGGCACGGGCGACGGCGGCAAGAATCTGCCGGCGATGCGGGCCCTCGCCGCCGCCATGCGGCTGCACGACGCCCCGGTGCTGGATCCGATCGAATTAAAAGACGCCGCGAACGTCGCCGTCGTGCTGATCGAGGCGACCGTGCCCGCGACCGGCGCCCGGCGGGGGCAGCGGCTGAACTGTTTCGTCTCCAGCCCGATGGGAGCCTCCAGCTTGGCCGGCGGTCGGCTGCTGGCGGCGCCGCTGCGGCTGGCGGAGGTCGGGGCGGACGTGGCGGTGGGCGTCGCCGCGGGGCCGATCGTGATTCAGGACCCGTTCGCCCCGCTGGTCGGGGCGCTGCCGAACGGACTCATTCTGGAGGAGGACTTCGACGTCTCCTTCGTCGGGGCCGACGCGGCGGGGCCGTTCGTAACCCTGCAATTAGACGCCTCCCACGCCGGGTTCGGCGCCGCCACGGAGGTCGCCCGGGCGGTGAACCGCGAGTTCGCCTTCGAGACCGGCGCCGAGATCGCCCTCGCCGCCGGCCCCGCCGCCGTGACCGTTCGCATCCCGCCCGCCTACCGGCCGGACCCGGTGCGGTTCGCGGCGCTGCTGCTGGCGGTCTCGCTGGAGCGGCCGGATAGCCGCCCGCGGGTCGTCGTCAACGCCCGCACCGGCACGATCATCGTGACGGGGGAGGTCGAACTCAGCCCCGTGGCGATCTCCCATAAAACTCTCACCGTGGACGTCGGTCCGCCCGGCGGCCGCGGCGCGGCCAACAACGGCTTCCGTCCCCTCGGCGAGCCGGAGCCGCAGCCGCGGCCGCAGCTCGAATCGCTGCTCCAGGCCCTTAATCAACTCCGCGTCCCCACCGCCGACGTGATCCACATCCTCCGCGAGCTGCACGCCAGCGGCAAACTGCACGCGGAGTTCGTGGAGGGCGGCTGA
- a CDS encoding flagellin N-terminal helical domain-containing protein, protein MPVSPVLPGRTPETFQFQRLGASLNKINAESIRLQDMAATGVRIAVGSEDPAGAIKAGLMQRNVERNTALQEQLAVASSQLAAADVGLATFGDAATKARTLLQSGIGAQSSQAEKNALADEVAALRQSIILEGNRTFRGRSLFGGSNPTGSPFADLGGGKTLYTGDLGGIPGLIGDHSPIDTAVNGHAALQVLTPAESRPLSPALTLDTPLSALHGGAGVTPGELTVSLDDGLGNLASQTVDLAGARTIGDLKTRLEAAFGAGPPGLNVNVSAAGDGLSFAVNPGGDPAAAVTIADVNGGRFARDLRLVPNPAPVAPGVLEGGGLAPRVTKHTPLTALNGGAGVDVAGGLQIVQGDVTATVDLSSATTVGEALAAIKLQTEAAGVHVLADLNEDGTGIVIRGRVSGVDFSIGENGATSARDLGVSTLPASTRLDELNGGAGIPTGPLPDGPGPLVITRRDGTDVSVDLSGAETLEDVLAAINAVDPGVLTASFGAPGNGLTLADAQVPVLPAVAGPLTVAESELSVGLGLAGPSSSGPAAPGDAISGSIDHPRRTGGLPDLLSRLEAGLRAGDDVALHPLGDLLDVEQARATAVRAASGVRHQRVSQQTDRLVDEELQLREDLSMVLDADLAEVFSRITALQTAYEATLRLTAQANQLSLINFL, encoded by the coding sequence ATGCCCGTCAGCCCGGTTCTCCCCGGCCGTACGCCGGAGACGTTCCAGTTTCAGCGGCTCGGCGCCTCGCTGAACAAGATCAACGCGGAGTCCATCCGCCTGCAGGACATGGCCGCCACCGGCGTGCGGATCGCCGTGGGCAGCGAGGACCCGGCCGGGGCCATCAAGGCCGGGCTGATGCAGCGGAACGTGGAGCGGAACACGGCCCTGCAGGAGCAACTCGCCGTCGCGAGCAGCCAGCTCGCCGCCGCCGACGTGGGCCTCGCCACGTTCGGCGACGCCGCGACGAAGGCCCGCACGCTGTTGCAGTCCGGCATCGGGGCGCAATCCTCGCAGGCGGAGAAGAACGCGCTGGCGGACGAGGTCGCCGCCCTGCGGCAGAGCATCATCCTGGAGGGCAACCGTACCTTCCGCGGCCGGTCGCTGTTCGGCGGCTCCAACCCGACCGGCTCGCCCTTCGCGGATCTGGGCGGCGGGAAGACGCTGTATACCGGCGACCTGGGCGGCATCCCCGGACTGATCGGCGACCACAGCCCGATCGACACCGCGGTGAACGGACACGCGGCGTTGCAGGTGCTCACCCCCGCCGAGAGCCGCCCGCTCTCGCCGGCCCTCACCCTGGACACGCCGCTGTCCGCCCTGCACGGCGGCGCCGGGGTCACGCCGGGCGAACTGACGGTGAGCCTGGACGACGGGCTGGGCAACCTCGCCTCGCAGACGGTCGACCTCGCCGGCGCCCGCACGATCGGCGACCTGAAGACCCGGCTGGAAGCGGCCTTCGGCGCCGGGCCGCCGGGGTTGAACGTGAACGTCTCCGCGGCCGGCGACGGGCTGTCGTTCGCCGTGAACCCCGGCGGGGACCCGGCGGCGGCGGTCACGATCGCCGACGTGAACGGCGGCCGGTTCGCCCGGGACCTGCGGCTCGTGCCGAATCCGGCGCCCGTCGCCCCCGGCGTGCTCGAGGGCGGGGGGCTGGCTCCGCGGGTCACGAAGCACACTCCCTTGACGGCCCTGAACGGCGGGGCGGGGGTGGACGTGGCGGGCGGCCTGCAGATCGTCCAGGGAGACGTGACGGCGACGGTGGATCTTTCCTCCGCGACGACCGTCGGCGAGGCGTTGGCCGCGATCAAGCTGCAAACCGAGGCCGCCGGCGTGCACGTCCTCGCCGACCTCAACGAAGACGGCACGGGGATCGTGATCCGCGGGCGGGTCAGCGGCGTGGACTTCTCGATCGGGGAGAACGGCGCCACCTCGGCGCGGGACCTCGGCGTCTCCACCCTGCCGGCCTCCACCCGGCTGGACGAACTGAACGGCGGGGCGGGGATCCCGACCGGCCCGCTGCCGGACGGCCCCGGCCCGCTGGTGATCACCCGCCGCGACGGCACCGACGTGAGCGTGGACCTTTCGGGGGCGGAGACGTTGGAAGACGTGCTCGCCGCGATCAACGCCGTGGACCCCGGCGTGCTGACGGCCAGCTTCGGCGCTCCGGGCAACGGTCTGACGTTGGCCGACGCGCAGGTCCCCGTGCTGCCCGCGGTGGCCGGGCCGCTGACGGTGGCGGAGTCGGAACTCTCCGTCGGCCTGGGGCTGGCGGGCCCGTCGTCGTCAGGACCGGCGGCGCCCGGGGACGCGATCTCCGGTTCCATCGACCACCCCCGCCGCACCGGCGGCCTGCCGGACCTGCTGAGCCGGTTGGAAGCCGGTCTGCGGGCCGGCGACGACGTCGCCCTGCACCCGCTGGGCGACCTGCTGGACGTGGAGCAGGCCCGCGCCACCGCCGTGCGGGCCGCCTCCGGCGTGCGTCATCAGCGGGTCTCGCAGCAGACGGATCGGCTGGTGGACGAGGAGCTCCAGTTGCGCGAAGACCTCTCGATGGTGCTGGACGCGGACCTCGCGGAGGTGTTCAGCCGCATCACGGCGCTGCAGACCGCCTACGAGGCGACCCTCCGCCTGACCGCCCAGGCGAACCAGCTGTCGCTGATCAACTTCCTGTAG